TCGTAAGCATTGGCAATGATGCGATAGGTGCCTGTGCGCGGCAGCGTTACCGTCAGGCGAGAGTTTGTGCTGCTGGGAGATTCGTCATCGTTTTGCCCGACGACTCGGCCGTTGGCATCTAGCAGGATCAGGTACGTGTCAAACTCAATGCTCTCCATCGTGATAGTCACGGTTTGTCCGGCCTGTCCATCCAGCGCATACTCCTGATACAGGCTATTGTCTTCTGCCCAAACCAGCGAGTTGGGGCCCAGGGAACCCTCAACCCGGAGCAGGACACGGGTATTGGGACTGGGGGGCGTGGTGGCTGTGCCTGAGCCAGCGCTGGTAATCGCACTGAGGCGATAGCGACCCGTTTCCCCGGCTTCAAAGGTGTTCGCCAGGATGGTGTATAGCCCCGTTTCCGGCAGGACAGCGGTTAACCGGGCGTTGCGATCGCCCCCGCTGTCATTATCTTGAGCCAGGTCGCTGCCATCAGGGCGCAGCAAAATCAAATACGGATTCACCTCGCGGCTCGTCATTTCAATCGTCACTTCCTGCCCCGCCTGTCCTTGAAACGTGTAGGCGTTGAAGAAGCTGCTGTCGGAAGACAACACACCGCTGCTCGATGACAATACCCCCTGAACCGGAGCGCCATTCAGCGTAATCCGTCGGGCAGTTGGGCCGCCGCCCAGTTGGGGAGCCTGCTGCGCGGTGCGGGGGGCCCGGCCTTCCCGCACGGCCACCAAAAACGGCTGCACCCGATCCATCGAGATTGCGAATCCAATGCCCGTATTGCCCGATGTGCCTCGTGGCGAAAAAATTGCCGAGTTGACTCCAATCATTTGCCCCTGGCTGTTGAGCAAGGGCCCACCAGAGTTGCCAGGATTAATCGCGGCATCCGTCTGAATTAGTCCCCGATTGGTATCCAAACGGCTGACGATGCCCGTTGTAAAGGTGCCCTGAAACTGCCCGAAGGGGGTGCCAATCGCAAAGGCCCGCTGCCCGACTTCTACAGAGCCAGGAGTGGCCAGGGGAACCGTCGGCAAATTTTGCGCCCGCACGCGCACCGCCGCCAAATCCAGCCCGCCCTCTGCAAACGCAATAACTTCGCCATCGAGCCGCCGCCCGTCTGCCAAAATCACGCGCACCTGCCGAGCATTGCTCACCACATGGGCATTTGTGAGAATCAATCCGTCTGGGCTAATGATGCTGCCGCTGCCTGTGCCAGTTTGCGTCTGGATGGAGACGACCGCAGGGCTAGCCTGTCGATAGACCCGGACGTTGACTTCTTCGATGTCTTGCGCCTGGGCAACCCCGCGAGTTCCCAATCTAGCAGGAGCAGGAACGATTACATCAGCCAGCAAGACGCTACCCAAGGTGCCGAAGGCGAGCAGACCAGAGGTGACTTGGCGCAACAAGAAATAGCTCATGGTGAGGAGAGGAAATGCAGTGCAAAAGCAGACAAAGCAGACAGTGTTTTAAGCCGCTTCAAGCGGTGGTGAAGTCCATTCGGCGTGAAGACCGATGGCAGGAACCATCCAGGCTATCAGCGCGGTGCGTCGATGACGCTGCGTGATGGTGCAGATCTGAACAGGGGTCTGGCGACTCAAGATCTGGCGACTTAGAATTTGGCGACTCAGAATTTGGCGATCGCCCTTGCCAGGGTTCTACTGGCTATGGTTCCCATTTTGACAACAACCCGCGAACTCGTCATCTGGAAACGGCAAAAGCATAGAAGATGTCTGGGATGAGGGAAGCAGAGTTGTCCCTGCGGACTGGGGGCGATCGCCCTTGTGGGGTGCTTTATTGTCCCATTCTTCAGCGGCTTCAGACTGTTGTCCGGTTAACTCAACGGCTTCAGGAAACGTTACAGGCGCGTCGATTTGAGAGCGTGGAGATTGAGAGTTTGGAGAGAGCGGGGGTGGCGGGGCGATCGCCGGACTGGGCGCAGCCTCATCAGACGCTTGCGGCGCGGCATCAGACGCTTGCGGCTCTGCGGCTGATGGAGCGAAATTTGGCATGGACGAGTCAACCGCCGGGGCATTTGTGGGTGGCGGCTCAAGGGGCAGCGGAAAAGCGGGCGATACCTCACGCTCCGGGTTTGCTTTAGTAAGCTTCTCACCCGGCGATTTTCCACTTAGCGATTTTCCACCCGGCAATTTTTCACCCGGCGATTTTTCATCCGGTGAGGCTGTATCCAGAGGAGTCGCAGATAAATCGAGGGGCTTGCCAGCGCGATCGCACAGCACGATGTCCCAGTGTCCGCTGGCGTTGGATTCGTAGGCAATGCGCTGCCCATCGGCGCTGATGCTGGGGTTGCGGACGCTGGCATTGAGTCCGTCTGTCAGATTGCGGCGATATTGAATCTGGCGATCGTAGAGATAAATATCTTGTCGCCCCTGGCGACTGGCCGCAAA
The Thermoleptolyngbya sichuanensis A183 DNA segment above includes these coding regions:
- a CDS encoding TolB family protein — protein: MRYLRWVLAIALLLLLGGCTYPHLLNLPSDASGQTLNSPFAQQEPQLSGDYLVFVSDRNGSQDVYLYDLPHRRLVDLPGLNAIDMAAEHPSVSADGRFIVFAASRQGRQDIYLYDRQIQYRRNLTDGLNASVRNPSISADGQRIAYESNASGHWDIVLCDRAGKPLDLSATPLDTASPDEKSPGEKLPGGKSLSGKSPGEKLTKANPEREVSPAFPLPLEPPPTNAPAVDSSMPNFAPSAAEPQASDAAPQASDEAAPSPAIAPPPPLSPNSQSPRSQIDAPVTFPEAVELTGQQSEAAEEWDNKAPHKGDRPQSAGTTLLPSSQTSSMLLPFPDDEFAGCCQNGNHSQ
- a CDS encoding trypsin-like peptidase domain-containing protein, coding for MSYFLLRQVTSGLLAFGTLGSVLLADVIVPAPARLGTRGVAQAQDIEEVNVRVYRQASPAVVSIQTQTGTGSGSIISPDGLILTNAHVVSNARQVRVILADGRRLDGEVIAFAEGGLDLAAVRVRAQNLPTVPLATPGSVEVGQRAFAIGTPFGQFQGTFTTGIVSRLDTNRGLIQTDAAINPGNSGGPLLNSQGQMIGVNSAIFSPRGTSGNTGIGFAISMDRVQPFLVAVREGRAPRTAQQAPQLGGGPTARRITLNGAPVQGVLSSSSGVLSSDSSFFNAYTFQGQAGQEVTIEMTSREVNPYLILLRPDGSDLAQDNDSGGDRNARLTAVLPETGLYTILANTFEAGETGRYRLSAITSAGSGTATTPPSPNTRVLLRVEGSLGPNSLVWAEDNSLYQEYALDGQAGQTVTITMESIEFDTYLILLDANGRVVGQNDDESPSSTNSRLTVTLPRTGTYRIIANAYDRNGQGRYVLTVR